The region GCTTGTGGGAAGAGGTGTGTTTTGACAGCGACTCCGACTGTAATGGTGGAGCCCTTTTTGAAGGAGGTTTTGGGTGTCGATTTGGTGATGGGTACGGAGATTCATAGTTGGAAAGGAAGAGCTACCGGACTTGTTAATAAACCTGGAGTTCTCGTCGGAAGTAACAAGGCTGACGCTCTTTTGAAGGCTTTTAAAGACGCGTCACCACCGGAGTTGGCACTTGGTGACCGGAAAACTGACTACCCATTCATGAAATTATGCAAGgtcataaccaaaactcacaaaAAATGTGTTCTTTCCTTTCAATTTTCAAAACCTTTATACTTGAACTATATTggtataaaaaaaaaagtaaaaaactaCTAATCTTAAACCAAAAAATATGTTGGTATTACAGCAAACTTATCTCCTGGAAGCCGATTAATTGAAATCAAGATCGGTTGGGAAAAGAATAATTGATATATTAAGTATAATTGCTATAATAGTACATATATGATAATATCATAAATAATAACATTTAGAAGATATATGGTAACAATTTTTTACGATATACAACTTTTATTTCGACTTGTGATCCACTTATGACATAAATATCAACCTTAAACGGAATGATATCGAGAAAAATAATGTTATTATACAACTAGAAAAAGAGATTGGAGTTTTGGAAACACAAACAGATAGTTTGATATGGTTACGTTGACTTAGATATTTCATAATCAACTATAGTCATCTTCTTTCAGGAAGGTTATATAGTTCCACCAGCAACGGCGGAAGTTCAGGCTGTAACAGCAAACAAGTTGCCAAAACGAGTGGTGTTCCACGACGGCCGATTAGTCAATAAGCTAACCCCATTCATGGCTCTAGTCACCATTCTTTGGATTCCGGTGGGGTTCCTCCTTGCATGTCTACGTATAGCCGCCGGTATGTTCCTCCCCATGAGTATAATGTATTACGCTTTTTGGGCACTCGGAATGCGTGTCATAATTAAAGGATCACCACCTCCGGCGGCTAAAAAGTCAACCGGCCAAACTGGCGTCCTATTCGTCTCCTCCCACCGTACCCTCCTAGACCCGGTTTTCCTCTCCGCAGCCCTCGGCCGTCCAATCCCCGCCGTCACATACTCTCTTTCAAGACTCTCGGAGATAATGTCTCCTATTAAAACTATCCGGTTAACCAGGGACCGGACCACTGATGCCAACATAATCAAGAAGCTTCTACAAGAAGAAGATTTGGTCATATGCCCCGAAGGAACGACCAGTAGAGAACCAATTCTGTTCCGGTTTTCAGCTCTGTTTGCAGAACTCACAGACGACCTGGTTCCGGTGGCTATGTCAACCAAGATGTCCATGTTTCACGCTACCACCGTAAGAGGGTGGAAATCAATGGATACATTTTACTTCGCTATGAACCCTAATCCAACTTATGAAGTTACTTTCTTGAACAAGTTACCCTATGAATCAACTTGTAGAAACGGGAAACTGAGCCACGATGTCGCAAATAATATACAACGAATGATCGCATCTAGTTTGTCGTTTGAATGTGTGAATTTCACGAGGAAAGATAAGTACAGAATGTTGGCCGGATATGATGGTACTTGCCGGAAAATCGTGTGAGCTAGGCTGGGTATGGCAATCGTTAAACTATATGTAGTAGTATAATTAAATTATGTAGGAGTATTTGTTAATACATATTTATGTCAGCTTTAACCATAGCCATGGAGGTTAGGCTAAGTATGAAACTATCCTGTCACTTTCAATAATAGTGCCATACATATTTATGTCAGCTTTAACCATAGCCATATATAGACGATTTACAACAAAAACGGTTAGAAAATTGTGTTGATAATTTGCCATCTTCAACTTCACCAtgccatttatttattttttatgttatgtttttttatCGTCAATTTAATGTGCTTCTAAACTCCTGTCTATGTCTTTAATGACTTTAAATCTTTGACTTTTTAATTGAGAGAATCACCATCCTATTCAGGTTTCATACCATCATGTCTGCATCATTTGAAATCTTGTATcgtttgttttttaaaagtttttggaTTCTGTTCCACACTTGACTTGTCTTTCAaacaatttttaacttttatttttttcaaatgatTTTTTTGAGAAATTtggtataatttttttatttctttttttaactttgatttttcttttaaaactttgatttttattTAACTTTGATTTATGAATTTATTACAATTTCTTATTTATAGTTTTAACAATTTTTCATAACTTCATTCTTTTAAaacgttgattttttttttttttttttaccttttattttaataaaaattttcagtttgaattatatttttgaACATGTGTGATTCTTTTATGAATTTTCTAGATATTTTTTACAgctttttcttaatttttttataattttctttttttatgttatttaaaattagttttttttttttttttttaaattatgatagcttcttttacattttttatatttttttacatgttttttttagcATTCTTTCAATGTTTTAAAACTAGATTATTAAAAATTCAGTGTTGAAAACTATTTTCAGTTtgtaaaatcagtttatttaaatttcagtttactgCAACAGCttgcagacgttaaaaaacaaacaaacttttTACAAGCTGCAACCGTTTGGTGAACATCTTCTCATGCAAAGAGTTGTAAATGTGAtccgcagacttcatgaatttttgcttcgaaaaaacaaaaaacaccTAAATCTCCAATAGAAAAGTGCTACCATAACAATACTACGTCATCCTTATTACATGTTCAGGACCACACCACTAACTAAGGGAAATGATTACCACTCAacaattatttatatttttgtttacatTCAATTaagtaaaaaaacataatttttaaaattaaataaacattttacGAATTTTCTAAATCACACACACACTCCATATAATTTTGTATTAGCAAATCAACTCAACCCCAAAAAAAATTACTCCATATTACAAGAAGGAAAATTTAACCCCAAAAAAAATTAGTCCACTAAAAATATGTCTAGCCCACTTAAATTTAACTAAGCCCAACCTTGCCTTATTTCCTACATTCATTCTGATTTGCAACTATCCAAAAACCGTAACCTctacttttcttcttttttttctttcttttttgcaTGTTACAGTTGTTGTAATTCTTTTTCCGACGAGCACATAGATGGATTTCCGACAAGTTCCTTCGAGAACAACGACCATTTTTGTGACCGATTGGAACAAACGAATCACATTAGTTGTGATAATGCGTAGAGCTCTCTACTCCATACCACGACTACAAACACCTGGTGTAACACTCGATTCTAGGTATGAAATTATTTCGATTATGTATGACTTTTTTCTGCCACGACGTGGCGATAAGCTTTTGGTCAACGGGAGTTCAATgaaccaccacgacgtggtgatttTGCCATGATGTAGTGGCAGCtgttggagaaaaccctaaagttTAAGGGCTAAGCCCTGTTTAAACTCCTTAACCTCTCATAGCCTCCGTCCCATCAGCCTCCGTCTCTCCAAATCGtcccttgcaaaccctagatcccttGTGTGAGTTTAGCTTTAaagtgtgtgtgtttggtgcTTGTGAAGGAAGAAGGTGGTGAAAGATCATATTGGGAGTCCAAAGCAACGTAGGTCCAGGAGTTTATCTTCCTCAAGCATCTcaaggaggtataaagtcttcatCTTAATGAGATAGTTGATAAATCTATAGATTTTGTCCATTTTTCTCTATGCCTTGTTGCTTTGGAAGGTTGAAcctcataaagcttgcaactttatgaatctacaGACCATTTGGATCATTTGAATCTTTGGATCTAATTTAGATTTGAGTTTCGAGGCCATGCATGGAATCTTGGCCCTTTTTGCCCTAATTTGACCTAATaagagttcaagacatgcattggacatgcaccTCTGAAAAGcgttgattttatgatttgtttcGTGTTAGAAACTCTTCTAGAGCTTTTAGACAAGTAACCTAAAAGATTGAGTGATTATTGCTTAATCCATGTAGTGTTTTGGACCTTAAAGTTGAGATCTAGACCCTATTATGGCCTAGATCTAAGTTGGAGACTGTTTAGAATCGAAGAAAATGGTTGAATATGTTAGGCTACTGGAAACTCAGTTACCACGGTGTGGCAAGGCCACCACGATGTAGTGGCGGGCCTGGTCGCAACTATTTTGTCGTATTCAACGCCACGACGTGGTAAAGGGCTACCACGACATGGCAGTCAGCTGAGTTGACTCTTCTTGACTTTTTTGACTGTTTGACCtagtttgacctaggggtattttgggtattttggattATGTTTGAAAATTAGTCTTTTGATGGTTAGGCATCGGTtagatctgagatttggagtcagGGCCTCATCAGTTATCGTTCAGATTTagatgtgagtttcctcactatgtttagtGGGTTAAAGTCACCAATGCCGAcctatgatttgttatgttaggATGTTAAATGTcggtgtgactcttgcatgtgttatgtgcttgtatgcttaccGGGTAGGGCCCGATGACCATTATATATGCTATTTATTTTTGTGATTATTTCCTATGTTATTTGTTTaactgtttatatgtttatatgtgtgtTGGGAGCGCCCGATGAATGacagatttgtataccgagcggggatcGATGTTGGGCAGGGCCCGATTACGGGCTGGGcctattatgtgtttattatgtatggtatgtggtattttggggaaatcactaagctttgtgcttatggttttcagtttatgtttcaggtaattCTTGTTCGAAAGGGAAGAGCCAAAGATGATTGTAGAATACCCACCACTTCATTCCGCATTTTTATGATTACTCTGATATTTGTGATGTATTTGATACACTTTGTTCCACCATTGTTTTATATTGATGTTTTGggataatggttttattaatttaaaaacaagaCTTTgtggtcttaatttttgggacgtttcaatttggtatcagagccttagtttgagggatttgggcatgcTCTCGGGTgtctctgaactcaaactgagggtttagTAGAATTTTTCAAAAAGGAATGTTATATAAAAACGGTTTCTCATaaaagaaaaagggtgtggtgcaagcaatcgaccgagctcaagtaacttttcccaaaatacccatatatggtttatgatatgctttgatttatgaatctgtgaaccGCATGCTACTTAGGGAGAAGGATCTGCTCGAGATTTGAATGATAGATTGCTAAGAGAGATAcctttatgtgcctattatatgagtTTCTAGACTTGCATGTTATTACTGATCAGTCGGTGATAGGATGACCTGATTAGGTTATACATGATTCCGATTACTCGATGCTCGAacgttgcttgctttgtgctttttaggagttctcactaacatcaactaactagtaagcgaatatgttaagttacatatttcgGAAACTAACAaatttagaaggttaggttttaacattattgtgcaactcttgtctgagtccaaccgttgtagtgtaagacctttcattcaaagaattatctggttTCATTGATATGTAATTATATCTGTGAGCTAGTTGGAGAGGGCAGGTAGGAATTCCatatgcagctgatggcagagagtggtgtGGTGGTTGctctaggaaaacctaggaggaGATTTAGTGTTGGGAACCTTGTCTTGTGAATGATTATTTGTCTGGATTAGGAAtgacttggaggattcaaagcgatccttgaggaaagtacggatagatgtggaaggtagtataggcacgtactactggaagcagaggatccgtactcgagtcaaggaggaatGTGATGAATCCAATGAGcctgtagatatatatatatatatatatatatatatatatatatatatatatatatatatatatatatatatatatatatatatattgatgcttATTCTaatggtttatatggtctattttcagtatggtgaccctTCGAGGCAGAGCGGTTGGTGGTTCTAGTGTGGTCGAGGGCTCAGGCTCAGGTTTTGGAGCCAGACTGTTGGATGATCCGACGTGGGAGTTCATTTCATCTAAGATTACGCACAACATACTTGAGCAGTcccctgtgatctttggtacgatcaTGGAGGTGTTGGAGGAGCATTTGGGCTCTTTCTGTTATGAGAAGGTGGCTTTAATTGGGACTTGTTCACTGACCTTTAGGGAGTTCTGGGAATGTGGGGCTTCATATTACTACAGGGTAGTGCCAGTTGAGTTACGGGAATAAAAAAGGAAGCGATTATGATGATCGGCTCGAGGATTGCATCCAAAGGCTGAGCGGTTGGCAAATAGGTTGAGACGTCACTATCCACATTGGGGATTATATTCTCCCAAGGTTTTCCATGTTCGTAGGAGAGAGAGGTCAGACATGTGATTTTTGGAGTTATGATGTAAACCCATCATGGGGCTGGATGGTTGTGGTCTATGATGGCAGAACAACAATATGGGAATGCACAAGAGGATTTTATGGTATGGATGGCTTGAGATGAGACCAAGGGTCTGCTTCTTGGTATATAGGCAGGTTAGGTGCTAGCTGATGATTTCAGGCGAATCGGGAGTGAAAACCTTTGTTGTCTCTGATGTATCCCGACTATGAGGATAATGCCTTTTGTATTTGTGAATGATTCTCGCGATGATCTGATGGTAAGGGGTTTGTAAACGAGGATTGTGGTAGTCAGTTTGTTCTAGATAGGGAGTTAGTTTTATGAATGAACTTTCAGAAATATTGTTATGCATCTGCATGGGAACCTTCATATTAGATGTGGTTGTGATTAAGGAAGTTCTTGAGgtttccatctgagattcagaatcTCTTTGGGTTTGCTTGGTCTTTATCTATAAGATCATCTTGTGTTATCAGGGATACTATGTGCCTTGTTGAGATGGGTTGGGATATGGTTTGTTTCTAACGCCAgcaggtggtagttcgaaccctaagtgggggataaCTAGGTATTCTGCTTGGAGGAACATCGGTATGTATAGTTTAATGTATCGGAATAAGGGTTTGTAGGGATTAGTGGTCCGAGTATGTGAGACTTTGTTTCAGGATTTGGTCAAGACAGGGGTGTAGAGCAAGTTGTCATTAGAGGTATGTGTTCAGTAATGCAAGAGGCTTCTTCGCAACAAGAACATGTTGGCTAAGGAACTCGATGTAGCCAGTGGTTTCTTTCAGAAACGTCGAGGAATAGGTCAAGAGGCGTTTTGGTTGCTCAGGTTGGGTATTGAGTGTTAAGGGATTCTGTCGGCTTGTTGTATATATTGTTATCTATATCCTAGGATAGGCAGTTGCTGATCGGTCAACTGGTTTCAGAGTTTGTATGTTTAGTCCCTCATGGGCTTTGTGCAGTAGTGTATTGGATCAATAGAGAGGTTATTAATGCACTCTCGATccttagtgtcacacccccaaaccaaggatggcggaaacgtctgggggtggaggccttcatgtatagtatcacaacaacgagtataatagtgctcaaagtaaatacaaccatcataaatataattgaaaaagttatacaatagtatgtgtttacatgtttccaaTCAATTACACTTATGAtcacaaaaatgaaatgtttgacgatttaacgtcccatcctcaaaagcggttgatttcctgtttcactgaattcctgagaatacaaatagtttgaaaaagcatcaacaattaagttggtgagttcataagagttttatttgaGAAAGAagtcgttttccttgtaaaaagcgatagagtatgatttcaaaaaattcaatattttcttcaTTAAACGTGAAATGAACTCTCCTATGTTATGCAATAATGTACTCTATAAAGACCtgtagattccttctataatcacccagtgcatataagttatataaactttaagttaaataaacagtcgaatataatgggtctgccctaggtccacaacctaacaaggaacaggaagtaaggcgggcccaccaattctaagtcgattgtgactagattcttatataactctagcatatacacttagcaattatagctgaagtctaacaattctagatgaaatgtAGATATAAATGTctccaaagaaaatccaatattttccttataaaagtcatGTAGTCTTAAATGTCAAGACCGAgaatatgtgtgtgttttgtactTATAATGTTCATAATGGTAATGTGTTTCCAaacaaaatccaatattttccttataaaaatcaTGTAGGCTTAAATGTCAAGACcgagaatatgtataattatttttccatacttaaagtaattcatGCCAGTTTAAATCGGCATAAACTCGTTTAATTTAGAAGTAAAACCCCTTTTCAAAGTAGAATTTTTCCTATAAACTTGAAAGATTgctaactccctatgtgagtcgttataaccatactacgaCAGGATGACCTACtgcgacgttcttcagacgtcgGAAACGAAATGACATCTGTCACCCCCGATCGGCCGATCAGCCTTATGCAAGCAGCATGGGTGTGGgctgtcaatcccaatatagatctatacacaattatcacgatctacctacaagagactctggttataacttacaTGACTTTTCTGTGGTACTTAAAAGTACCCCGAAGGAGAATGTCTCACAACTTACGTTAACTAGTTTACATATAGTTTTGAGTATAAAACCTCTTCCGCGGAGGAAGTGAAATCACCTTTTAAGAAAATACATTTGTGATACGAATccataaactattactattatattttatcaagtagtatatgaaaaacccatttgttgaGAGAGTAAAACCTTTTCCATGTAGTATGCTTTTATCGAAAattcataaactatacttaatGTAGTTTATTATATGTGTTTGAAATGAAAGGAGGAAAAACCTTAACATGAATGACTAATTTCTATTTATGATGTTAAAATAACAAGAATGCATCCAAACATTTAGAAAGTTAGTGTTATGGACTTTGCTCAACATACTACAATGTGTTGTTCATATCGTAAACCATGTAACTAGTTTTTatcctttctgcactgttttgaaatcatcatagaaaaatcatacaaagtcgaaaaataactctgtaaactctgagagtttagaaattatgtctagtttattcataatttttattatgatttttagaattcTCTAACTTATGTGAAAGTGTTCATAATCTCAAACTGGTCCGAATTCATTTCTAAAATGAtaagcagttttgtaaaaatcatcataaatcgtagaaaaatcgtatggagatgttcaagtagtaattttaaaggtaCAAGCATGTACTACTTtcatattaaacagttttgaaaaatattaagtttaagttgggtCAAAAAGTTCGTGAACAGGtcacaacttttctgttgtaagttgtcaagttaagttttgaatatgttttggtgttttaacttgtattccctccctgcAAACTGAAGAAAACTAgaaaatttaggggtatgaactcaccttatgtgattccTTAAAGGATTGAAGGTTGAAGATGATGAGTTTCAAGTGAAGAACACTTTGATGAACACACGAAGTTtttggatgatcctaagaacgatTTCGTCTTAATATGTGTGTAGATGATCCAAGAGTGTTATGAAAACATGTAATAGAACTTTGAGTTCGAAGGAAATAATTACCAATAAGTGAATAACTGACTCAAGAACACCTCAAAAGTGTGGCTGAAAGTTGAGAGAAAAGAGTCCCTCCTAATGGTTTAAGAAGTGtataagtgtttgatggtgaagcAAATGATCAAGGAAATCCTAGGCAATTCCTTATATGGAGGGCTGCTGGAGCAAGTGGCTAGGGTGAAGGGATGTTTGCcttggtttgtgtgatgtggataaGGTTGGATCAATGAGAAAGTGACATATAGGAGGCAAGTGGGCATACTTGACCTTTTTGTGGTGTAGGATACTCTTCTTAATGTAAAATAATGATTTATAGTTAATAAATCcttgaaaaataattaaaataagaaTTCTGGgggttaaaaatgataaaattatGAATTTGGTTAAAAAATCCCGTCAAAAACGGGATTAAGAAGCAAAAGTGGTCGAAAACCGGACAATAAGGACCGAACCTGCAAGGTTCGGCTCTAAGAGAGTGAGAACCGAGAGAAGGGAAAGAAGGAACCGAGAGGAGGAGTAGGGACCGAAGGTGAGAGGGTCTCGGATGGGGGGCCAAAGTTCAGTCCTTGCTGCTGGCTTTTGGTCCGAGATGGCTTCTGACAAGTTCAGTTCTGACAGGAGGTTGTGCTCCTaagaggttcggttcctaagaggttcGGCTCCTAAGAGGTTCGGTTCCTATGAGGGGTTTCGGCCCTATTTAGTTGTTTTTCAATATAACTCACCgattcgagcggtttttggccaagttaagggtcgggatgactaTAGAAAGttaagagagattttgagagagatttgggagagatttcacatacttggagagatttgggggagatttaacatacttggagagatttgggtgagctttcacatacttggagagatttcacattcttggggagatttagaagagatttcacatacttggagagatttgggagtgatttcatatacttggagagatttgggagagatttcccatacttggagagattcgaGAGAGATCTAGCCTTAGCCATTTATATCACATAATCTCGTATGCAAGGTTCGTGAACCCCGTTATGCTTTGTTAATGATCGTTTTAAGTCCCCGAAAGGGTCCTTAGTCGTGTTTTGATGCGTTTAACTccttttttagggtttttacatTGTTAACACATAGATTCTTCGAGACACTTGAATTTTTGACATACAAAtgcacatttttatacatagaataACTTTTTAACATACAAGTATTAGTTAagtttgaccggtttgacttgaaTTTggcggttgtcacattatccccccgttagaaagaatttcatcccgaaatttgcaTTTGAGTGGGACTTCAAGGGTTGGGGAATAGATGTGGATATCTTTGTTtaatttggtcttcgcgttcccaggtgaactcggGTCCTTGTTTCACGATCCAACAGGCCTTCACAACAGGGATGCGTCTTTAATTTCGTCGGGAGGTATCACAAGGGTCTCTTCAGACATACATTTCTTTAAATTTGACGTGTGGATGGTTGGATGTACTTTATTAGGTTCTTGGGGTAGTCGGAGTTTATTTGCTACTGGGCCAATCCTAGCAAGGATTTtgaatggcccgatgtaccttgggtttagtttcccatgtTTACCGAAACATATCATTCTTCTCAATGGTGAGGCCTTCAGTAGAACTCCGTCACCAACCTGCAATTCTGAGGGTTTGCGTCGCTTATCTGTGTAGTTCCTTCGTCGGTTTTGAGATGCTTTCAGCCTTTCTCGAATTTATACTAGGTCGTAAGTAATAACTTCCCCTCGAACGCTGCATAGGGTCTGCTTTAGTGTTTCTCATTTGATTAGGTCGGTAGGGAGCGTATGGGTTCAGTTTACGACACTAGACTTATTCGGATGGTAGCATGTTCATTCGCACTCCTAGGTAGCCTTGTATCGAAGTTCATGGTAGGACTTGTACCTGGTCCATCGTATtcgtcccaagcttctgtgcttgatTTTATTTAGCTATACGTGTGATATTCTCGAAGGGTTTACTAGAAATAATTTGAAAAGGTGCGAAAAGTACAATACTTCTCTGGTGAATGTTTTGAGGTTTCACAGCGAGAGATGACCCGGAGGTCCGTGTCGGATTTACGCTTATGATAGACGAAGGTTCTTGATATTCAGTGGGGTAGGGGAAGGGTCTTTTCGTAGCCAGTTAATCCGGAAAGTGAGGACTATACCAATCGACATTGAATGACGACAACGGATCTTTTTAGTAATACATGTGTTTGGTTGTATTCGTACGAATTATTCGTTATGGAGATAGAGTATCATGTGATTCTTGTTAGTGTGTTCCGCTTTGATCGATTTTATTGTTTCTACAAATGATTCATACCACAACATCCAACACTAGTAGTGAGTGTGTTCTGAATACTAGTAGTGATTCCTTATAACATGATCCCCGACTGCTCATTCTATGATTGATCGATATATGTAAGTAATATTGTAAATTGGTATTGATGAACCCGTCGAATGGGTGGCTCTACCCTAATCTAACTACTAGACATGGAATAGGAGTCAGGATGAAATTATTTGCTTTAAGTTTGTagtattttgattatgattaaccctgatgtatatacCAAGTTATCCCAGCTCACTGAtaatgatcctaagatcatatatAAGTGTCTTTGATTTGGTTGAACgcgagagtattttaactactttttgaTATACGAAAATTTTGGCAAACATtgcaaattcattacaaacatatggtactttAACGTTTTTGTTGTTGGAAACATGACAAAATTCCTAATAAGGTTCCTTGTTGCTCCTGCTGGTTTGTTTGTCACGCTCCTCCTGCTCCTTCGTCCTTCCTCTCAGTTGGACAGTCgctcttgaagtgtcccgtttcaccACATAGGTAGCATACTGGACTTACACTGGTACAGGTGATTGAAGCGATGTGTTGGGTCTGTTTCCTGCAGAAGCGGGCAGTATGTCCGTCCTTgttgcagtttttacagtgcGACACCCGGAAAACTCCATtgtgatggtagctacacttgatACACTTACGGAGTGTTCCCCTATATTGTCTAACCGGTGCTTGAGTGACAGACGTTATGGCTAGAGTCGAGGGATGAGTCGGGACTGATGTTGTAATTACAGGGGCAGTCACGGATTGTTGTCCTTTAGCGTGTTTTTGAGATAGGTTGCGCTTCTTTTTGTTCAAAAACTTTCGCTTCTTGCTCTTGGGCTTGTGGTCTAAGGCGTCTTCATGGGTAGACATCTGCTGGTGTTCTTGACTGTTACTGCAGTTAGATTTTCCAACACCGCCATCACCTctgttggcgttgttagcattcagttgcgCCATGACGGTTGTCACGGCTTCCGTGACCGCGgcttgaaaagtagcagagtctatctgcaGGATTGTCGCATCGTTTGTTGGCTAGCTACCTCCTTGTGAAGGCATAACTTTGTTGCATGGGGAGAAACGATTTCGTGAGTGGGGATGATTCTAATTATACCTTTATCatttatatacacatatataaatttcGCACTTTACTGAGTTATTCTTGATGTTTCTGCTAACGTTCCAAAGACGAAGCTTTATGGTAATGGGTAGAAGTAGGTTTTGTACGACCATTAAGTTTTTCCCATCCTAGGATTATGTTTGTCCAAAAACACTTAGTtgaggagttctgatgggatctagtgcattagtgctggtatgaccGCACCCTATAGGTCTACGGAAAGTTCCTTTCAACCATGAGGTTTAAAAAGGTGAGATCATAATGAGTATTGAATAAGGGTTTATACGTCAGAAGTTATCCCGCTCAGTTTATCTTAGTTATGAGTGTGTCGTGTTCCAATGTTTTTGGTGTCctttgaaaacaa is a window of Lactuca sativa cultivar Salinas chromosome 1, Lsat_Salinas_v11, whole genome shotgun sequence DNA encoding:
- the LOC111893542 gene encoding glycerol-3-phosphate acyltransferase RAM2, which produces MPHNQKYSEFTYEFPPISNCNTFGRENQTVVSDLDGTLLRGRSSFPYFALVAFDVGGVLRLLILLLASPIAGILYYFISESAGVRVMIFATFAGVKVSDIESAAHAVLPKFYADDLHPEAWGLFSACGKRCVLTATPTVMVEPFLKEVLGVDLVMGTEIHSWKGRATGLVNKPGVLVGSNKADALLKAFKDASPPELALGDRKTDYPFMKLCKEGYIVPPATAEVQAVTANKLPKRVVFHDGRLVNKLTPFMALVTILWIPVGFLLACLRIAAGMFLPMSIMYYAFWALGMRVIIKGSPPPAAKKSTGQTGVLFVSSHRTLLDPVFLSAALGRPIPAVTYSLSRLSEIMSPIKTIRLTRDRTTDANIIKKLLQEEDLVICPEGTTSREPILFRFSALFAELTDDLVPVAMSTKMSMFHATTVRGWKSMDTFYFAMNPNPTYEVTFLNKLPYESTCRNGKLSHDVANNIQRMIASSLSFECVNFTRKDKYRMLAGYDGTCRKIV